GGATGTGCTGCTTTCTTCATCTTTATCATATGCCTGCATCTTTTTCTCTTCATTGGAAAGGTGGTCCACAAGCTTTACAGGTTCACTAGCCTTTGAATGAGTGCCTTTGGCAACATTCTGTAACTGCTCTTGTCTAGTCTTACTTCCTGATGCTCTGGAAGGACTTTTGCCAGAGTTCTCTAACTGCTCCTGTCTGGTTCTACTTCCTGTTGCTCTGGAAGGACTCTTGCCTGAATTCTGCAACTGTTCCTGTCTGGTCTTACCCCCTGATGCTCTGGAAGGACTCTTGCCAGAACTCTGCaactgttcctgtcttgtcttaCTTCCTGATGCACTTGAAGGACTCTTGCCAGAACTCTGCaactgttcctgtcttgtcttaCTTCCTGATGCTCTGGAAGGACTCTTGCCAGAATTCTGCAACTGCTCTTGTCTGGTCTTTCCCCCTGATGCTCTGGAGGAACCTATCCTTGACATAGTTTTAGCTAACAATTGAGTTGGTTTATGCTGTGTTCTGCTTGTCACTTTTGCTAAAAGTGTGCTGTTCCTGCTTTCTCCTTCTGATGTAGAGCAGGAAGACGCCTTTTTAACCTCCAAAACTGGAATTCTACATTTATGCCTTGTGTTTGGAAATGGATCTAATCTTGTACTGGCTTTGATTCCTGTGGCTTGGACTGAGGTCAAACCAGCACTTCTACAGTCCTGTGTTGAATGGTGTGCTCTCACTGGTAACCTCGACTTTAGTGGCTGTTTTTTCACATTCTTGTATTGTAAAACTGCTGTATTGTCTGCCTTGCTTCTTGCACATGCTTCTCTAATATTATCACAGTCTGTCTTAAATGAATTATTAGGATGCTCAGAAGAATTGTGCATAGGCTTTGAGTGATGATGCTGTTCTACTGTACAGCACTGCATGTAATCAGTTCCACAACCTGGGGCTTCTAGGTCATTACTGTTATTGCAGTTCTCAGTCTGAAGGCATTGTCTCTGCTCTGACTTTGATAAGTCTGTCCTCTGCATGCAAAGGCCTCCTGTACTAGTTCCTGGTCTCATTTCCTGTGAATCCCCTGATGTTTTAAGCTCAGAACAATCCCAGTCCACACACACCAACTCCCTTTTCTCACCAGATGTAGCTTTAACTCCTATCTTAAAAGAGGAACACAAATTAGAACTGACTTCTGAATATGGGGGTGGTTCCATAATGTTGTCGTGAGATGGAGTGTCCGAGCGGTCAGTGCAAATCTGAATTACATTGTATGAAATTACTGTGTTGTCATCCATCCTAACCTGTGCCCGATCTACTGTCTGTGGTTGTGAGGTGACTGCCCCTGCTTTTCTGCCCCCTTCCCTTTTATCCCCTGATCTCGTTCCATAAATATGCTCACCAATCTGAAAAAACTGCAGCCTTTCTTCAACAAAATCCCGCTTGCTCATGTCAATCGCACCACTGCGGGTCATCTCAAACATCTTCCCTTCGTGGAAGGGGAAAGGGTTAGGCTCGCTAGTCGGTGTGCTTTCATCTGTCGGAGTTCTTGCAGGAGTCGTGTCAGGGGTAGTCGTTTGAGACTTGTCGTCAACAGCTAACCCAAAAGGCTTTGGCTCATCATCTTTAATTCTAGCATCAACGACTTCATCGTCTCCTCCTTTACTCGACCAAGGATCAAAGTCCAAGCCTTTTGTAGCTACAGTTTTAAAAGGGGTGTTAAATTCTTCATCTAGTTTGTAGCTAAAATACGTGTCTGGCAATCCCTCTTGCCTGGACTGCTTCTTGTCACTTTCATTGCCGTTTCCATTGTCTGATTTTTTAACAGAAGAATCactctttgtttttgctttttggcaCTCTTCCATTGGCGCTTCCTCCTCGATAACCTCAAGTTTACTTTGGCTGAAAGAACGGTCACTAGGCCTAAGCATACTTTCTGATGCCCAAATGTCCTTTCTGTTTTCAGTTGGAAATCCAAATGGTTTTACATCACTTAGATCATTAAGTCCGTCGTCTTCGTCCTGGAAATCATATCCATCCAGAGAATCGATCTCTGTGGCATCTGTATCATGAGAGAACTCGGCAGTTGTTGCTATTGAGCAGTCCGTAATAGACTGATCATTGCCATTTTGCTCATAGTCATAATCCTCGGCTTTGCCATTGCCATTTGTCCCATTTGGCTCTTTATGATTACCATTCTTGTCATTCTTTTTGGGTTTGGTTTCGTTCTCTTCTTGCTTCTGTTCATCAAGCTTAAAGGTATATTTCTTAACAGGAATGGGCTGAAAGATTGATTCATCATCACTCGAATCACTGTCATTAGCCCCAGGGGGCACAGGGGAAGGAGGCTGAACTCTGATTATGGGCTCAGCAAGCAAATGCTTATCATGTTCCTCTTGGAGGTTCACCTCCATCATATCAGTCTCGGCCTCTGAGGAAGGGGAAGATCCTTTTTTCTCGGGTTGTGATGAATCAGAATCtaagggagggggagggggaaacTCTATGTATGCAACTCGTTTGTCTTTACCTGCCTGTCCAGTATCCTGACTCCCATTGGGTGGCTCAGGAACTATGATCTTTTCTGGTTGAAGTTCCTTAAATGAACTTGCTTTGCCTTGCTCTGAGTCCTCTGATTCTTCTGAGACCTCAGCAATGGGGCTTGCAATGCCTGGTATAAATGGCATGAAAGAGTCAGGGGTTCGAGAAGTGAGGTCGTAACTGACTTCCTCACTGCTGGGGGTTTCTGGTGTCATTGGACTTTTACCAGAACTATCAAGAAACGATATCTGCTCGAGTGTGTCATCGTCTGGGCTACCTTGAGGTGATGTTGGCTGTCTCTGTTTGACTGCATAAATTGTTCGGCTTTCTGAAGTGACAATTTTTTTGACTGATCCATTTTGCCCACCTGGGGAATCTTTCTCACCTTGTTTTCCTACCTGCACACTAACGTAAACTGGCAATGTTTTCAGTCCTTTAAAACTCTCTCTTGTTGTGACTGTAGATACCTTCTCCACTGGACTGAGGCTACTGGAGCTCAAATCCTTTGAAGTACTACCCTCTAAAGAATCCTGAGACTTTCGTGCAGCAACGTCTCCCTTGGAGAGCTCTGAGCGACCTTGAACTCTTGTTTTAGATAGGGTAGGAATATGTGATGTACTTTTTTCAGATTGCTTTGCTATTGTGTCTTGTTTTGATTTCTTAGCTTGATCAGTCTCCGAAGGACCAGTAGGTGATCTCACAGGAATGTGCGACTCTAtcttttttttaagacttttcgTCTGTGAGTCATCACTGTCTGCATGGTCCTTTCTGATGGCTAAACCTGATTTGACCTCCTTGACAGGCGACTTCAGATGCTGCCCTTTATTGTCAGCACTACTTGCACTCTGCACAACAGGGCTACTGAGATCTTTTAATGATCCTCGGATTTGTTTCTCTTTGGCTTCAGCAAGCTTTTCAGTTGTGTCAGATTCGAAACTTTTGGCAACCTGTTCATATTGTGCCCTTTTTTTAGATGTGCTACTGGAAATGGTGCCTGAACCTTCCAACACTTTGTCATTTAGTTCTTTTGAGGATGCAGATCCACATTTACTACCATATAAACCTTGTCCGATGGTTAACTTACTTTTCTCACTCTCAGCAACCTTTTTCAGGGTTTTTTCTTCTTCACTCGAATCAGTTTTAGATGTCTTGGATCCAGTAAAGAGCTGATACACAGGTAATTTACTTTCCTGAAACTTTTTAACAGGTTGTTTAGATTGTTCTGTTGGACTACTTTTACTTTGCTTTTGAGCCTCTGCTTCAAACTTCAACCGAACAGAACTGACTTTGGAAGGCTTTACTGGAACTGGGGGAGATGTTTCACCCTGCTTTTCCTGCTTTGATTGGTCTTCATTTAACCGTGTCTGTACAGACCTCTCTGGGCTGCTTGGCAAACTAGCACTTTTCCTTTCATTCATGCTGCCAAACATTTTGTGCCTTCCCTTACTCCACTCCTCGGAGCTTAATTCACTCTTTTGCTTTGTTTTCTCAGGACTGCTGCACACTGAGCTTGGACCTGACCGTGTCTCTCTCGATTCTCTCATGGGTGGCTTTTTCTCAGGAGACTGAAGCTCATCATTAAGCTTTTCTGTTTTGTCTCTGAAAAACTGTGAAACTTCGCTCAGTTTTTCCTCAGCCTCTTTAACTGTGCGATCAACACGATCTTCGTATATGAGTTTCTCTCTATTCCTGTCCTGCCTGTCTTGGGTGAAACGCATCCAGACAGCATGTTTGGGGCTACCAGGCTCTGTAGTATAGTGCAAGACTGTCAGTTTATCATACTGGTCATCTTTCTGAGTAAATTTACCAGATTTTTCTGATGAGTCTCGTGCTGACCTGTAAGTCTGTTCTTTCCTGGCCCCAGGACTTTTTTCCCCATAATAGCCTTCTGCTCCTTGCATTTCAGGGGTCACTTCGTGTCCCTGGTGTGCCACTGGGTCCTCAGTATCAGAATGTGATACGTCTAATTTTTCAGAAAGGAGCATTTTTTCAGCAAATCTGTAAGACTCTCCCCTTAACTCAGATAATTCATCATCATGGTACTCAATGGAGTGCTGGGTcaggagtttaaaagctttatatgAGTCATCAGCAATAAGCTGAGCTGAACTGGGTCGACTGTCCTCCTCTTGAGACAAAGGTGTATTGACTCTAGAAGTTTCCAAGAAAGAGGGCAGTGTTTCCTCAGCAAGCTCTTCCTCTTCCTGCAGAGCCTCGTAATCACCCTCTACCCTATCAGAAAGTTCTTTAAGGCCGCGGCTGCCTTTGCATACGTAGTCGGGGTGTTTCTTTGTCTCTCTGATAATTACTTCTGTCGGATCTGTTGTGTTGCCCTTTTCAATGTGAACCTCGATTATTCTTTCAACTTTGGGTTTAGTGTCCTTTTCAAGGAACCGTGGGGTTAATTCATCCCCTTTGATAGAATCCTGACCAGCCTTGTGTTCAAACAAGCCAGCCAGTTCTTTGGAGGGGTCTCTGCCTGACTGGAAGGCTTTCATTATGTCTCGAACTGACATTGTTTCTTCAATCCTGTCAGAGCCTGCATCTTTAAGCTGGGGTTTGTGGTACACCATTCTAGTTGTAGTTGTTATATGAGTTTCCTCTTTCAGACGCATGCTTTTGCTCACTAGAGAGTCTTCATCGGAACTGACTTTAATCTGGAATGTTTTAACTTTATCTTTGATAGAGCCAGCAATCGTCTCTGGTTCAATGCAAGCCGGTGAGTTCAAggccgctgctgctgcttcttccaTTAAGGGCTCACAGGCCTCCTCAGGGTGTTCATAACTCCTAATGACACGAACAACCTCTGTTCTGGTTTCTGTTATAACTGGGGGAATGGGAACGTCTGTAAAGAGGGGTTTGGGCCCTGTGCTCTCTGCACTTTGCGGAGCTGAGGGTGTCTTTTCGCTTCTGGTTTCAAAACCACTGTCTGAGAGTGGGCTTTTATCCTGTTCATGGGAAAAATCATCAGGGGATTCCAAAATGGCATCTGTACCACTGTAGGAATCAGCTAATTTGCACAAATCTTTTTCGGATGGAGAGGAGCGCATGCCTGGAGGCGGCATTTTGAGCTTATGCTCAGGTTTCAGGGCACGTTTTTGCTTTTCCTCTCCTTCTTTCATTTCCTCGAATTTACTCTTTACACCAGACATTTTGGAAAGTGAGCTAGCCCCAATGTCATTCACTAAGTAGTCAACAACCTTGGCTAAATCGAGATCTTTGTCTTGCACTGACTGTGGTCTAACTGGGAGGGTAGGATCAAAAGGAGGTAGAGATTTGAGGACACTTTGCTGAGCTTCTTCTATTTCATCTTTAGAAAACTCTTCCCATTCATCCTCAGAAGCCTTGTCTTTAACAGTGCCTTTTGCCTCACTCAGAACATCCTTAGTCAGGATTTCACTAACTTTCACAAGATCTTCTTTAACTTTTTCAACAAGACTGAAAGGTTCCTCATCATCTATTTTGGGTTCCTTAGAAGCCTGAGACTGATAGCTTTTAGCTACTGAAGCCGAATCAGTTTGCAAAATGGCAGTCATTTTAATCAGATCCTCTTTCATGTCTGCCACATCCCTCAAAATCTCCTGACTGGACGAGAGCTGTGCGGCAGTGGCTGCTTTAAATGCTGCGGAGGGAATGAAGAGTGCGGGTTTTGAGGGTTTAGATCTGGGAGTAGAGGatggtgtttgagtgtgtgtctgaGGTGGAATGGTTATTTTGTCTGGTACTCTCCTTTCTTGGGGCTCAGGTAGAACATTCACTAGGGAGAACACTGGAACCGTCATTGAACATGTTACAGGTGTGCTGGTGGAAGCTGGGGATCTAAGAGATGCATAAACTGAACTGGACACATTTGACCTTAAAGGAGATGACTTGGATTTTAGTGTTTCATAGCTTGGCGTCGTGCTGGCAATAAGAGTTTTTTCAGCCTCGCTGAAGGCTGTGCAAGCACTCGCTGCAGCTGCTTGTGAAGCTTGTATCCTCTCTTGCAAACTGCAAGTTCCTCCTGAGAATAGGCGGGACGACACAGAAGAGGAAGACGGGTATTTGATGGGTGAAACTGATCCATTGAGTAGTGCTGTTTCAGTGGGGACGACAGCAGGTTTTGCTGGTGATGACAGTGATGATAGAATTGTTCCCCTAGAAGCTGCAGCTCCATCTGCAGAGGTTCTGAGTGTTGACAGACTGGACAAGGATCTAATGGGGGATGCTACTGTGGTGGTTGAGGAAGCGAAGGTTGATTTGAACGATAACGCAGAAGTGTACAAATTTGCTGTTGATTTTGGAGATTCTGGTGGTGTCACTGAGGGGAAAGTTCTATCCAGTATGGATCCAGGTGATGACACCGAGATTGGTCTTGAAGATAATGAAGCTGCAAGTCCCTTTATTGACACAGGATCTGTACTGGTTTTAAGAGGTGAAGAAATGAGACCAGTTGAAACCGGAGCAGTGTATTGGGCTTGCTGAAGAACAGTCTTTATGGGAGATGAGATAGATCTGTATGTTCTAATGGGTGATGCTACATCAGTAACAGACTTAACAGGAGATACGTTTGTGGTTCCCAGGGTGGACTTGAGTGGAGAAGCTGAGGATATTGACCAGACTGACTTTAATGGCGAAGCAGATGGCGTGTTGGAAGGTGAGCTGGAGAGGGAACCCAGTCCACATTTTGTTTGCCCAGGGACGGTAATAGGAGCAGTCGACCATGCCTGGTAAGATCTTGTTGAAAAGACAGGTTTGTGAGGGTAACCAGCAGGCAGTGTTCTTGTTGTACTTCGTTCAACTGTTTCTTTAAACAGACAAATGAAAATCCaacacaaaatcaacaaaaaatggttgagaaacagagagaccaGAGGGAAAAAATTGGTCAGTGGTGCTCGTATCATAGAAGAAGGAAAAGCAATGCTTTCATGGTGGTGTGAAATGGGTTGGATGATGAAGAAGGAtccaaaagaaatgtaaaaagaaGCCCAACAAAAAACTGTGATCCATGGTCCACAAAAATGATACGCAAAATATAAACGGAAGTCCCACAAAGCACATACAGAAACATAAGGACTGAGGCAATGACCAACAAAAACGCAAAATGGCAAGACAAATGCAGAGAACCCAGAGTAAAACAAATTCTCTTTTGACTTTAGATGTGCTATATTCCCCTGTCACTGGCTACCTTGATTTTACTAACGTGCCTTTTATCTGTTTGGTCTGAAAAAACATGTTCATCCCAAAATTTGGATATTCTGACAAAACAGTAAAAGTAAGGACTACAAAACAAAAATACCCTAGTTCCTTTGCTACAGCAACCCGTATTATGGCAAAAGCAGGCTAAGTGCTACATCTTAGGTCCATAATAACTCATCATGCAGGACTGAGTATTCTCGGTGACAGGCATTTCAATGCAAACTGTGAAAGCACCTGAGAAAAGTTTTCTTTGTGAATCTCCATGCATTTCTTtccaaaaaataaatcaaaactcGGCACAATCACAAAGCCAAAAGGAGCAAGACTAGTTGTAAAAGAAGGATAAGAAAGGAGGGGGGACTTTACTTTGATGTCATATTGCACTGTGCATTAATTAGTCAATCAAAGTAAAATTTTATGGATATTGTAGTTGAGTTGTTCTCTTgtcagtgggggggggggggaatggaCAGAGATATTAAACAATATCTAACAAAGTGAGCAGGCACAGCACAGCAACTACATAAACCATGCAAAAGTAAATTGTACAAAATCAAGCATGAGGACTTTGTTATGCATGGTAAAAATGTGCAGATAACATTtgtttatatttcagtttatagATAGTCAATGTGGGTCACGTAGTAAATTGTTGTTATGTTGAAACACTACTAAGAATGTTAGTAAAATATCACACTCACTCATTCCAGGCTCGGTCAGATAGCTGTAGCGCTTACGTAAGGCTAGAGATGCAAAGGTATGACGTCGTTCTGGCTTTTCAGtctgcaacaacaacaacacaaagtCCTATCAGTACCCC
This genomic stretch from Astyanax mexicanus isolate ESR-SI-001 chromosome 15, AstMex3_surface, whole genome shotgun sequence harbors:
- the ank3b gene encoding ankyrin-3 isoform X20, which produces MAHAASQLKKKADLDLNAAEEEKEKERKRKSRKRSREVKKKTDSNASYLRAARSGNLEKALDYLKSGVDINICNQNGLNALHLASKEGHVEVVTQLIKMGATVDAATKKGNTALHIASLAGQSDVVKELVTNGANVNAQSQNGFTPLYMAAQENHLDVVRYLLDNGSSQSIATEDGFTPLAVALQQGHDQVVSLLLENDTKGKVRLPALHIAARKDDTKAAALLLQNDHNADVESKSGFTPLHIAAHYGNINVATLLLNRGAAVDFKARNDITPLHVASKRGNSNMVKLLLERGARIDAKTKDGLTPLHCGARSGHEQVVEMLLDRGAPILSKTKNGLSPLHMATQGDHLNCVQLLLHHEVPVDDVTNDYLTALHVAAHCGHYKVAKVIVDKKANPNAKALNGFTPLHIACKKNRIKVMELLLKHGASIQAVTESGLTPIHVAAFMGHENIVTQLMNHGASPNTTNVRGETALHMAARAGQTEVVKYLVQNGAYVDAKSKDDQTPLHISSRLGKPEIIQQLLQHGACPDSTTTSGYTPLHLAAREGHKDVASILLDQGASLGITTKKGFTPLHVAAKYGKIEVANLLLQKRAPPDASGKNGYTPLHIAAKKNQMEIATTLLEYGADTNAITRQGISPLHLASQEGNVDMVTLLMARDATISLCNKSGLTPLHLAAQEDRVNVAEVLVNHGATVDPETKMGYTPLHVACHYGNVKMVHFLLKNQAKVNAKTKNGYTPLHQAAQQGHTHIINLLLQHGAAPNELTVNGNTALSIARRLGYISVVDTLRVVTEETLTTLTVTEKHKMNVPETMNEVLDMSDDEGEDAMTGDTDKYLGPQDLRELGDDSLPQEGYVGFSIGARTASLRSFSSDRSNTLNRSSFTRDSMMIEEILAPTKDTSVCKEMPFVVEPQNKHLAAAKDFDADSLRRYSWTGDTLDNVNLVSSPIHSGVSSPLPQYDSRFLVSFMVDARGGSMRGSRHNGMRIIIPPRKCTAPTRITCRLVKRHKLASPPPMVEGEGLASRLVEVGPAGAHFLGPVIVEIPHFGSMRGKERELIILRSENGETWKEHQYDCRTEALNELLNGMDEELESLEELEKKRICRIITKDFPQYFAVVSRIKQESNQMGPEGGVLSSMTVPHVQASFPEGALTKKIRVGLQAQPVPDETVKKILGNRATFSPIVTVEPRRRKFHKPITMTIPVPPLSGEGVTNGYKGDSTPCLRLLCSITGGTSPAQWEDITGTTPLTFVNDCVSFTTNVSARFWLADCHQIPDTVGLATQLYRELICVPYMAKFVVFAKMNDPVESNLRCFCMTDDKVDKTLEQQENFEEVARSKDIEVLEGKPIYVDCYGNLTPLTKAGQQLLLNFYAFKENRLPFCVKIRDNSQEPCGRLSFLRELKTSKGIPQTAVCNLNITLPALKKDMDSDADEETEKPERRHTFASLALRKRYSYLTEPGMKTVERSTTRTLPAGYPHKPVFSTRSYQAWSTAPITVPGQTKCGLGSLSSSPSNTPSASPLKSVWSISSASPLKSTLGTTNVSPVKSVTDVASPIRTYRSISSPIKTVLQQAQYTAPVSTGLISSPLKTSTDPVSIKGLAASLSSRPISVSSPGSILDRTFPSVTPPESPKSTANLYTSALSFKSTFASSTTTVASPIRSLSSLSTLRTSADGAAASRGTILSSLSSPAKPAVVPTETALLNGSVSPIKYPSSSSVSSRLFSGGTCSLQERIQASQAAAASACTAFSEAEKTLIASTTPSYETLKSKSSPLRSNVSSSVYASLRSPASTSTPVTCSMTVPVFSLVNVLPEPQERRVPDKITIPPQTHTQTPSSTPRSKPSKPALFIPSAAFKAATAAQLSSSQEILRDVADMKEDLIKMTAILQTDSASVAKSYQSQASKEPKIDDEEPFSLVEKVKEDLVKVSEILTKDVLSEAKGTVKDKASEDEWEEFSKDEIEEAQQSVLKSLPPFDPTLPVRPQSVQDKDLDLAKVVDYLVNDIGASSLSKMSGVKSKFEEMKEGEEKQKRALKPEHKLKMPPPGMRSSPSEKDLCKLADSYSGTDAILESPDDFSHEQDKSPLSDSGFETRSEKTPSAPQSAESTGPKPLFTDVPIPPVITETRTEVVRVIRSYEHPEEACEPLMEEAAAAALNSPACIEPETIAGSIKDKVKTFQIKVSSDEDSLVSKSMRLKEETHITTTTRMVYHKPQLKDAGSDRIEETMSVRDIMKAFQSGRDPSKELAGLFEHKAGQDSIKGDELTPRFLEKDTKPKVERIIEVHIEKGNTTDPTEVIIRETKKHPDYVCKGSRGLKELSDRVEGDYEALQEEEELAEETLPSFLETSRVNTPLSQEEDSRPSSAQLIADDSYKAFKLLTQHSIEYHDDELSELRGESYRFAEKMLLSEKLDVSHSDTEDPVAHQGHEVTPEMQGAEGYYGEKSPGARKEQTYRSARDSSEKSGKFTQKDDQYDKLTVLHYTTEPGSPKHAVWMRFTQDRQDRNREKLIYEDRVDRTVKEAEEKLSEVSQFFRDKTEKLNDELQSPEKKPPMRESRETRSGPSSVCSSPEKTKQKSELSSEEWSKGRHKMFGSMNERKSASLPSSPERSVQTRLNEDQSKQEKQGETSPPVPVKPSKVSSVRLKFEAEAQKQSKSSPTEQSKQPVKKFQESKLPVYQLFTGSKTSKTDSSEEEKTLKKVAESEKSKLTIGQGLYGSKCGSASSKELNDKVLEGSGTISSSTSKKRAQYEQVAKSFESDTTEKLAEAKEKQIRGSLKDLSSPVVQSASSADNKGQHLKSPVKEVKSGLAIRKDHADSDDSQTKSLKKKIESHIPVRSPTGPSETDQAKKSKQDTIAKQSEKSTSHIPTLSKTRVQGRSELSKGDVAARKSQDSLEGSTSKDLSSSSLSPVEKVSTVTTRESFKGLKTLPVYVSVQVGKQGEKDSPGGQNGSVKKIVTSESRTIYAVKQRQPTSPQGSPDDDTLEQISFLDSSGKSPMTPETPSSEEVSYDLTSRTPDSFMPFIPGIASPIAEVSEESEDSEQGKASSFKELQPEKIIVPEPPNGSQDTGQAGKDKRVAYIEFPPPPPLDSDSSQPEKKGSSPSSEAETDMMEVNLQEEHDKHLLAEPIIRVQPPSPVPPGANDSDSSDDESIFQPIPVKKYTFKLDEQKQEENETKPKKNDKNGNHKEPNGTNGNGKAEDYDYEQNGNDQSITDCSIATTAEFSHDTDATEIDSLDGYDFQDEDDGLNDLSDVKPFGFPTENRKDIWASESMLRPSDRSFSQSKLEVIEEEAPMEECQKAKTKSDSSVKKSDNGNGNESDKKQSRQEGLPDTYFSYKLDEEFNTPFKTVATKGLDFDPWSSKGGDDEVVDARIKDDEPKPFGLAVDDKSQTTTPDTTPARTPTDESTPTSEPNPFPFHEGKMFEMTRSGAIDMSKRDFVEERLQFFQIGPQSPCERTDLRMAIVADHLGLSWTELAREMDFSVDEINHIRVENPNSLTTQSFMLLKKWVNRDGKNATTDVLTAALTKINRMDIVTLLEGPIFDYGNISGTRCFADDNAVFRDQTDGYHSIDLELQSPTELNYEPPTPLRQDDFFSEDGSVVSPGRSPIRPSELSLPATSMDAASSSNATPPTVVAEDTHLGGRESCSREEDMAVGSESMAFLGAQESEEAFKDSEVFTQPAVPQPEVCEPREGESGWSGFDEGEEELTQEKLKSLLEDIKREEGFEDVEITDERVQEILSQVEQAEKELSSSFTGLQSELASTEKETSVSGQGLRTDAQKESSQKPTSSSPELQAEKQNGEHPQHQAQAGSLPEDQEPTTKLKSKVAKDSGKEEVSREAAVDSTKEESTAEPKAQQGAHKDNDSSSDGEHTVTTRVYRRRVILKGDQAKNIPGESVTEEQFTDEDGNVVTRKVIRKVVRRVAGTEEKSGKKKRSRRSRQASRAEEEEEGPSREHPEVGEGAKGKKKEGRQKEKKGQS